The DNA window TAGGCTAGGTTAGGTTACTTTcagaaaactatttaataatatacgtaCACTATAGAGTCTAGTAGTCTTCCTGTAGTTGCGTTCAATACTCGATCCAATATTTATAGATCCgtgttttcatattttatgtttatgctTCATTTGTATTTTACTTTGCCGGTACTTTTTTATCTGTCATCTGTAGAATGTAGATTTGattgttgtttgtttatcttGTTGAATGAAAATTTGTGATTATTCTTTCTTGCACTTTCTGGTGATTATCTTAGAAATAGTCCTATAACTACACTGAAGTTAACCGAATAAAAATGTCGCAAAGTAAGTTTATTCTAATAGTATCATTCAGGTTAAAATTCAAGATATTGACGAGGTTGATTTGCATCTTTCAGATTCTGATAAACCGATCTCTAGCCAGGATGTTGTCGATCCTACCGGTCCAGCGGCACGTAAAGGTGTGCTCATATCCTTTAGAACAGGCAAATCCATGGAGATTCCTGAAAAAGACATAGTAAGTCAATATAACCTCAATAAATTGACTCCATTGCAATAAGTATTAAGACGACTGCGTCTGTCTTCGGGATcgctaaaactttttttatgtttccagTTAGGAAGATGCAGATTTGTTGGAGAGTTTGAGAAACTAAATCGCATTGGCGAAGGCACGTACGGAATCGTgtgtaagtttttaaaaaaaggaacaCATTGTTTATAGCCATCTCGTTCCTTTAGTTTCCAAGTTTTTAAATCTCCATATTATGATCGAGATTATACAATGGATCAATCCCCAGATTGGGCTAAAATTCGTTAGGTATTAGGTTTATGGCATTAAGAAAATCTCAGTGCAAGCCCTGGACAAATATGGCAAAGCCTGGGACAGGAAACCCATGCTGGTTTCTTATCCCAGACTTTGCCCtgtttttctgaaaaaaaaggaatattttcgTTATATTCTCACTACAAGATTTGTACAATTTAAGTGAAGAAGTAAATGGTAATATATTGCAAGTCTTTCCAAGGACACTGcaacttttatttaatagtgaACTAGATGAATACCACTTAATAATTATAGAAGGAGGGCCTGCTTTTGCAGGTcctatatttcatttttattaaaatgcacaCATATTTTCTTACACttggatttttaatatttttttttcaaatacatgCCATTCCATATAAGAAATTGTCTGGTTGAAGGTTTAAACTGTGGCTAGTTcctaccctactgacaaagatgtaCTATAGAAACATGCTAAGAACCAGTTGGGTTGATCAAATATATCTTTGGACATAGTGGCTACAGCGGTTTGCTAAACACAAACTGCTACTGCTGATGATAAAATTAAGATATGCATTCTCATTAGTTCATGCAACTAAGTGAATAGTTTCCAACTCACACATCTtgatcttttataatattatttcagatAGAGCTAAGGACAAACTAAATGGTAACATAGTGGCATTAAAGAAAGTAAGAATGGATGTTGAAAAGGATGGCTTACCTTTGAGTGGTTTACGTGAAATTCAGGTGTTGATGGCATGCCGCCATGAAAACATTGTTCAACTTAAGGAAGTTTTAGTTGGAAGATCACTTGAAaggtacttacataatatattattgtttttagtcTTTTTAAATGAGTGTAGTGAAGGTGAGTATGGTTATCCCACTTACTGCAATACCTGGTAATTCAGTGAAGAAATGTTATTACACATTTTAAAGAATAAGTATCAATCCAAGGTGATTATGAAGTGTGTAGTTCCtctttttaaatgtaaactatttttttttctagtatttTCTTATCAATGGAGTACTGTGAACAAGACTTAGCTTCATTACTTGACAACATGACATCACCTTTCACCGAGTCACAAGTTAAATGCTTGATGCTACAAGTGTTGAAGGGTTTGAAATATCTGCACTCTAATTTCATTGTGCACAGAGATCTAAAAGTCTCCAATTTGCTGCTCACTGATAAAGGATGTGTGAAGAtaggtaattttaatatttaatacataattacttGTCCACTGCATTAACAGGCTGTAAGAGTTGCTGCAGTTGGGTGGTCAGTTTGTTTTCTCATTTACAATCtattattttgtgatttcattGATgaatgtgataggcctacaatTTCGCTTTATATATAGGCAAGGCAGATGCATGAAGTGGACTCTCATTCCCAAAtgcattacaattttaatacacaCCACACAATTTGTGacataaaaacagttttttagaAAAGGTTtcaaaatgtatgtaataatatgcATTCAATGACACTGCAGAGTTTGCTTTATATCAGTGATATTATTATAGagttagtttatttaactgagattttttttagcTGACTTTGGCTTAGCTCGTTGGCTAGGCGCTCCGGCTCGGTGCGCCACTCCACGCGTCGTCACTCTATGGTACAGAGCGCCGGAGCTACTCTTACAATCGCCGAAACAAACGCCGGCATTGGACATGTGGGCCGCTGGATGTATTCTCGGTGAATTGTTGGCCAACAAACCCTTGCTTCCTGGCCGGACAGAGATTGAACAGCTTGAACTCATTGTTGATCTGCTTGGTGAGTTTTGGAATAATTTTATGGATATCCAGACATAGTGGCTAAATTGTTGGTGTCGAAAAACAGTAGGTATGTTTTTTTCCAAAGAGTTTTTTAAAAGTTGTCTGTAAATATGTCTATTATCGCTTGGATTTCATATTATGTAAGGACTTACTTACAAATGGTAATGTTGGTGAATTGataaattcttaattatttcttaaaacatacatagttatctttgtattttatgtgtttttatgcAGTCAATATACATACAAGCTCTTGTGCTTTATCAATATTATAGTATGGTTAGAATTTTATATGTCCTTATTTTAGATGGATCCCATAGGATGGGTCAAAGCCTCCTCCATGTCTCCTCAAATATAGTTCATACTTACTCACCTTTGAGAATTTCTTTCTGAGACCAAAATTTTTTCCATGAGATTTGAATCCTTCTAACTAACTtaagaatttattgaaaatcaaAATAACCAATTACTAATAAAAGTAGTTTGTAAGGATTGcaactttttttgtaaatttagatggaataaataaaggattattattattattattatttaaatgtccATCAGGTACACCATCTGACGCGATCTGGCCGGAATTTAGTGCTCTGCCAGCATTGCAGAACTTTACGTTAAAACAACAGCCATACAACAACCTAAAACAGCGGTTCCCTTGGCTATCTGCAGCGGGCTTGCGTCTACTGAATTTCTTGTTCATGTACGATCCTAACAAGAGAGCTACCGCTGAAGAATGCCTGCAGAGCTCATATTTCAAGGAACAACCCTTGCGTGAGTTACATAAATTGATTAGTTCATAAAAGTTTGGATCTATAATTTATTGAGTATATATGCATTTATGATGCTTAttttagataaaatttaaaagctgtTATTTTGCTTCAtgcatttgtatttattattcgcaaatatataagtaacaaaGTGTATATCTGTTCCCTCTCGTGTAAAATAATTCCGCTGTTAATTCTCGCATAAAATTGTTATCAAGTTGCCACATGAAAAGATAGACCGATAGATTAAAAAATCacatttttgaataatttagtgCTTCACTCTCCCATTTAACGTTCAGATTTTCGTATTTTTTCCAGCTTGCGATCCTAAACTTATGCCGAGTTTCCCGCAACACAGAAACATGAAGGGTCAACAAAAGACTACGACTTCGAACAATCAGCTAAACATTCCCCTTTCAAATTTGAACACAGGAGCAAACGACCAGACAAACAACCTGCCAGCCATATCGGACTTACTAGGATCTCTGGTTAAGAAGCGAAGGCTCGAATAAATGACATAGATGTATGTGTCAAAAAATAGGATTTACGCGGTTGCAATACTCGCTTTCGAGTGTCGAAACACTAATGACAAAGCAAAACGTACCTATAAACGTAAACGTAACTATTAGATTTAGAGTCGCATATTCTTCATGctgtgtgtattttattttatctaagtgTGGCCAAGACCGCTGGCCATTGAAGTCAGAAAGGATTCTGAACTTTATTTCGACGTTGACAAGTGTTCCAATGCTGGAAACTTACAAATTCTGtaccatagtttttatttaagtgcAATATTCCGGCAACAGTTGGCTTTAGAAGTGAAGACGAATTTGAGCTTCAAAACAAcataaataagttttactttGTCAAAGTGTTTTACTTTGTCGTGAcatgtttcgatactcgaaaacgatggAAGGATTGTGAGCGTAAAAATTGCTAAGTATACAATTTCATTTAGAATTTTCTCTCTTGAGACTCTTAACAATAGCGCGAgttgtgtttttgtgtgtgctgTCGGTGATTGGGGAACATCTTTAAATTACGTCACAGCAATTTAATGACTTTTAAGCCCAAGGCAATTGGATTTTTTTCCAGTAATAATAGTATCCTAGTACAAGATTTGGTCGCTTCGCAATagtgtcaaaattcaaaattcatttagttaaagtaagcctactttataagcacttttgaaatgtcaagtacgTCTGTTTGACatcactctaccaccggtttgagTACAAGAAGTAGATTCTAcggagaagagccggcaagaaactcagtagttgctcttttccaacatcacttaccaataCAATTTTTTCGAGTATCAAGATACTTGAACATCAGAATCAAATGGATTTTATTAGAATTGcactaaagctcaaatttgcctacgaGCGTGCAAATCTCGCACTAAGCCTACTGCACTTATGaatatacgaaaattatttataaatcaaaaccTTATTCATTAAATCACAACtacaaatttcaatattttaaaaagtttacaaCATGACAATCACATTTTGATTGTTACCTAACGATGTGCTATCCCGTTGATATGCTCAAAGTTAAGAGCAGGAATAGAGTTTATGGATTGAAGACTTTATGACTCATCTTCATTCTTGTCATGTTGAGCCCCTAACGTGTGTCGTAATATATGGATTTAGAGGCCAACCCACATTGGGGCGgcagacatttttattttcaaccaaCGTAAATTAATACGATTCTATTGGATGGTAACAAGATACAGATTCTAGAGATCAATCCGGGAAATTCCCTGTGATAAAATCTTAATCTCGTTACCAGTCGTTACGAATCAATTTATGTTGGCTAAACATAAAATGCGGTGCTCTGCCCTCCGCGTTATGAGTTGGTCATAACTCACAGGTGTTGATCGTAGGCccacaattaattttaattcatcataagatttaaataaagaaatatacgaAATcgctattcttttattttttatggttaCTCGTGTATGCCTTGAGGTTTTCTTGGAttgctatttttttaacagtttaattttatttattcagttgAAGCCTCTTCGTCCGCCGAGAGTCCCATGGCTAGACGAAATTTCTGATATTTTTGTATAGTCACAACGTCGTTGCTCTTtgcttttaccttttttttctgTTCAAGAAACGTTATCAATATATTGAATACCATCagaaactatttttaatattaatatgaattgATACTAGATAAGTGGTCAAACGTCAGAAAGATTACACGATTAAAAAGGTTTCCCTCACGAGTCTTTATTTTGCTAGGTGGCTTGTATGAAAACAACCAAACcaaaacaatgtttttattgaaagtAAGAATTACCTATAAATTGTAAGtttagttcaattttttttattctaggtaATATAAGTCTAAAAAGGTGGTAAAGTTCTCCTAATCTATGTTCCCGTTTTTAACCAGGTGAACGAATTatataaggggttaaggccgtagtccactacggcCCAGttgtggactctacacaccttttatcacgacgttttccttcaccgttgaagcaagtgatattttaattacttaaaacgcacataagttaaagtggtgcgtgctgggcttcgaactctgccctccgaaagtgaaattTATGTACAGCATACGTATACATTTACCTATCCTTAGCGTATAagtgtcccactgctggacacattTTCTCTGATAGCGAATAGAGATTTAGAGCTAAGTCGACGCTGCTCAAATGCGGATTAGTGATTATAACCGAGACCGAAGCAACGACGCCTAGACGTCCCTTAAAGATAACATAAAACAACgctatatatttctattcataAAACCACATACCCAATCATCACTGTGTAAATAATAGgtaagcatttaaaaataagcgATGACGGAATAGTGCTAACTTCGGCCTACCTTTCGGAAAGGACCGAGTTCGACCCGCGGAACGAACtaataacttttcggagctatttGCATTGCaattaagtatcacttgctttagtaGGAAGATgacgtgaggaaaccagcatatCAGAAAAATTATCAATGCGCACTTTGCCGGCGTGTTGGACGTTACCCTTCCATAACTCTTCTGAGAGAACTGTAGatcaataatatattgttaacgaTTAAGAGAAGGTTCCTAAACTTACAATTTCTTTCTCTTGTTTTTCCAAATTCTTCAAAGTCCGCACGCATTGTGAGCAGAGTACGACGTCTTCCATGTGATTGACTGTTTTCTTACGATGGTGATGTTTCAGCCTGCCGAAAAAgacattataagttttttattgaagGTATATCCACTCATTTAGGGCGTTATGGAAATCATTTGAGAGTGAAGTGAAATATTCGGAATGAAACGCGCTTAATTTTTAAAGATAAGTAGATAATTATTTTCAcctgattattttattgttttagtgATCTTTAATGAAAAAGTTAGaaggttttatatatttactagctgttgcccgcgacttcgtctgcgtttgattttgtttttaaagtattcagtatcgctaagcttgaaatgagtatagtagtatatatatataacatgtgactgccaattaattatagacaaataatttgcaataaaataaaattgcgactataattaaagatctaagctatcctatctcttaagttggaccagactgctcacggtgtgcccatttaattcaaaatcggttaagtagtttaggagtccatcgcggacaaacatcgtgacaggagatttatatatattaagatatacagcagttatttttaagtttgtgggatctatttatatatagatcATGGCACTTACATTAGaagagtacctacctatatttttaaCAGCTTAGGTACATCCGTAAATGTTATTAATAACCCTATTAGGTATCTAATGACAATCGTTATACCTATAATAGTATAGTATCAATTATAATGTATTGTCTATTTCTTACAAATGATGACATATTTCGATGGCAGAAAGAGAAAAAGTTTATTAGTAGAGGTTTTATAGTTTCAATGAAACGCTGTCACTTAAAGGTTCTATCTATGTTTATCTTTACAACCATACATATTCGAGAAGGCAATATGTAGCATGCCTGGCAAGAATAAATCTCTACATGTTGGGGACAGAAAATATTTCGGCTACTAGAAATTTCAATTTATCTGCCCCAGcgatttacatattattttatttgaaggaACGAAGGAGTAAAGCGGAGGAAAAAATACGTCACATCGAAGCATCCATATAGGTTCCTAGTAAAATTTTCGTTCGCGTTGAAATTTACGTCCAAATTCAGTCACGGGACTATTCCTCGAAGCGCGCTTCATACTTATTGTTCATTTGCTGGGCGCAATTATTTTTAACGCCTCGCCGCTATGGCTAACATAGATTAGACGACCTGGCCTTACCTCAGGTGATCAATGCGTCTGCAGTGTTCATTTCGAGTATTTCTGTAAGAATCTGAGAGAAATAGgtactatttttcttttttaatgtggAATATGACATCGTAGAATAATATTTACTCTATTTATTAAACCCCCGACGCTAGTCAagttcatttgatacccatattgagtttggaaaaaaataaatttgattcgCCATTATAGCGGCCATtatggcggccatctttgatttGAAAATTACAGTGTATACTTAGTATTCTACTAGCCAAACCCCTTCATTTTGTATCCATATTGAGTGAGCTCTGAAAAATatgccatcttggaccgatttacATCAAACATAGGTAACTAAGTACACTTCCGACTTATTcgcctttcaaacaaaaaaaaaaaacaaaatcacaatCGGTTCAAGCGCTCGGCagttacgatgccacagacagacacactcaCACAATTATAACACCGTTTCGTCAAATAACACCGCGTCGTTTTTGCgccgggggttaaaaataatctaaaggTAACACAAGATTTCGAAGTGATTTAGGTAAGAGCTTACAATTTTCCGCAATAATCACACTGTAGTTTATCGGAACGATGTGTTACAATATGCCATCCCAGCTCTTGATAGGTAGGATAGCGTTCTGTACAACGTGGGCAGGCTATCTTGCCCTCGGATCTCCCTCCGTTGCTCTCGTGTTCTAAAAGTTGTTGCGATGTTTGGAAGTTTTGATGACAACTGCGGCACCTGCAAAAAAGTTCTTGAaaagtttttaatgttttctttttgttgtgaatgtaaaacattttaaacagCTTTTAATTCTcctaattactttttaaatgttgtttGATGTTCTACACAAAATTAATGCAACTATAAAGTTGGGATACGGTAATGATTTATAATTGACTGCTGAAAGTTAAAACGTTCAGATGAAATTTATTGTAACCTAAGAAGTTAGATTATGACAAGTTCGCGTATGGAACTTATCGTAATAAAaccatattcattttaaaaatatgtacctatattattaaatgtaaatctAATAATTATAAGGTATAAAAGAACgccttacataaaaatatttggttGCAGATGATAGGCCATATGCTCAATAATCTTTTTTGGATAGAAATAGTGGAATTTTTTATCGCAGCATGTGACGTATCCGGGAACACCGTGTCCATCTTTGTAGTGTTTCATTAGGGATCTGAAGTGAAATCCATCTTCATGACAAATGCAGCATTCCATTTTGTAAAATAGAGTTATTTGTTTATCCAAAGCAGCACCCTGCTTGGCTGGACGTCCGTCTATCAATACAATTGGGTCCAACACGTCATTTATGTGCCTATCCTCTATGTGCCTATCCTCTATGTTGTTTtgatttttatcctttccggTTTTTGGAGGTGGTTTGTTATTTGAAGTTGAACTATTGAGTAGTGATTTTTCTACGTTCTCTGTTATTGCGAACTCATCTAAAGGCATTACTTCTAAAAATTTCATATCTGCGGTAGTTTTTCCTCTTTGGAGTTTTGGAGGTTTTGCATCACCTTGTTGTAATTCTGGAGCCGGCACTATTGGTTGGGGTGGTGCCTGTTTTGAGCTgtcattgttttttgtattttgagcTTTACGTTCCGGGATTTCTGCAATTATCGGATGAAGTTGGTTCCCTGCCAACTTGTCCCGTTGGATAgcggtttttttaatgttatgaaaTCCTAGAAACTTTTGCGTCTTATCCACTTTCACAGCGTAAAGGTGCAAAACAGCTACTTGTTGTAAGCAATCGTGGCATATTGCCTTAGGAAGGTTGTCGTCTGTATGAATCTGTAAATATTGATGTCTAATAAGATAATACCTAAGTACATGTTGATATACCTATCAGTACGGCCACAATATTCAAATTAACTAGTAATTATGCATTTCTAACAGCATCGTCGGCCCATTTATAGGCCCCATCTATTAGCTGAGTAGTCACCGCCTGCTTTACTTTTTCTCAAAAGTCATCCCAACCCAAATGTCTTTAGGATACCACTCAAATTTCTATCAGGATGATctaattaaaatgttagtaTCAATTTCTTGCAAAAGTAGCACTCCCAGAAGGGATCATTCAATGAAATCATGTACCAAAGGTAAAGGTAAAGCCTTTGAGTTTTtgaagtatgtatgtatgtgccgtaggataaaaaaatgcaaataaaatatactgacAACAATATCAAAAAGTTTTTTCAACTTGCGTTTAATTTCGGCAGTAAgtggttttaattttgataCATCGGTACACAGGCACAGACGACACGATAATTCACGCACTATAGTTTTTTCCAAACTCGCAAAGTCATTCATACTGATGATTtttagttgaataaataaaaaaatgttgttttatttggCCATTACAAAATTCGGTTTGTCTTCAATCTGAAGGTTGGGTTTTGGACTCAGTTTGGGACATAATTGACAGTTACCTAAtcaggaaattaaaaaaaattaaggattggccagtcttttaaaattaaattaaataaaaggttttGTAAAGTCCTGTTTTCTGGCAGGAATCTGTTATTTTCCAAGGATAAAATGTACGTATCATATGGCCATCTTTAGGATGCAAActgtgcaaaatttcaccagGATAAGTAAAGCGGTAAAGCCATATATAATTATCAAATCGCTTTTTtgggataaatattatcatatcTCAATCTCCAGGATGGTATACCTACTTCGCTTCAGTGATGTATACGTACTCGTACATCATTCAGGAAGTTCATTTGACCTCTGTCGACGTGTTTTGTATTATGGAACCATCGAGACTAAAATAGGTTCTTATAGTCAGTTTTTTTGCCCTAtgattagaaaaatataagtaaggtttggtataatttttataccaCGAAGcacaaactgttttattttggtGCGCTTTTTAATAGATTGCAAGAATAAAAATGGAATCAAAAGGGGCTAGGAAGAATGAATAATGCAGAAGGCATCAcgtagatttaataaaaaacgccaggttgtataaatatttaatcaaaaaaatagaTGCATACTGTTACTGCGCCAAGAAATGCTTTACCCATTGGCGGCAGTTTTAGTTGCTCCAGCGCATCGGCTTAGGTGGTTTGTAGGAACGTGCTTTGCCGGTTTaacgtaagtaaatatttttatgttcatattttttttcttttttaatctaTAGTTTGAGTATTTGTTTAATGTGTTGACAATTTATTAGGGAATCGTTAGTATTGTGTTAAACAAGGCTACGTTAAAGATGATTTTAGAAATTTAAGCACAGCTTCTTATCATACTAAATGGGGTCGAAAGTGCCGATTGtcgaaaattaattttaaatgttaggTTTAAAAATTCGAATTACAGCTTAAGAAATCCTTTAGGTAATTAACGATAATAAACGTTAGGACTATTAAtgcaattttgttttgtttagctAGTGTAAATTGTTATTTGTTGAGTATTATGTTTCAACTTGTATCTCcgatgatttaataaaaattacaaccttTATAAATGGTAAACTAGAGGAACGTggtaaatatttagtttaggTAGATTATTATATTGTCTTTTAGGTTCTAACTTctattttttgatttcaaaCAGAAATAACTGTGTTGAtcaca is part of the Pararge aegeria chromosome 2, ilParAegt1.1, whole genome shotgun sequence genome and encodes:
- the LOC120628909 gene encoding cyclin-dependent kinase 10 codes for the protein MSQNSDKPISSQDVVDPTGPAARKGVLISFRTGKSMEIPEKDILGRCRFVGEFEKLNRIGEGTYGIVYRAKDKLNGNIVALKKVRMDVEKDGLPLSGLREIQVLMACRHENIVQLKEVLVGRSLESIFLSMEYCEQDLASLLDNMTSPFTESQVKCLMLQVLKGLKYLHSNFIVHRDLKVSNLLLTDKGCVKIADFGLARWLGAPARCATPRVVTLWYRAPELLLQSPKQTPALDMWAAGCILGELLANKPLLPGRTEIEQLELIVDLLGTPSDAIWPEFSALPALQNFTLKQQPYNNLKQRFPWLSAAGLRLLNFLFMYDPNKRATAEECLQSSYFKEQPLPCDPKLMPSFPQHRNMKGQQKTTTSNNQLNIPLSNLNTGANDQTNNLPAISDLLGSLVKKRRLE
- the LOC120628899 gene encoding zinc finger protein weckle-like, with the translated sequence MNDFASLEKTIVRELSCRLCLCTDVSKLKPLTAEIKRKLKKLFDIVIHTDDNLPKAICHDCLQQVAVLHLYAVKVDKTQKFLGFHNIKKTAIQRDKLAGNQLHPIIAEIPERKAQNTKNNDSSKQAPPQPIVPAPELQQGDAKPPKLQRGKTTADMKFLEVMPLDEFAITENVEKSLLNSSTSNNKPPPKTGKDKNQNNIEDRHIEDRHINDVLDPIVLIDGRPAKQGAALDKQITLFYKMECCICHEDGFHFRSLMKHYKDGHGVPGYVTCCDKKFHYFYPKKIIEHMAYHLQPNIFMCRSCHQNFQTSQQLLEHESNGGRSEGKIACPRCTERYPTYQELGWHIVTHRSDKLQCDYCGKLLKHHHRKKTVNHMEDVVLCSQCVRTLKNLEKQEKEIKKKVKAKSNDVVTIQKYQKFRLAMGLSADEEASTE